GCTGACCGACGGCAACGTGGCCGAGGCGCTGCGGCTGTCGCTGGTCTGCGCGACCACGGCGACCGTCATCTCCCTCGTGCTCGGCGTACCCCTGGCGTGGGTGCTGGCGCGGGTGCGGGCCCCGGGCATGACCCTGCTGCGGGCGCTGGTCACCCTGCCGCTGGTGCTGCCGCCGGTGGTGGGAGGCGTGGCGCTGCTGCTGGCGTTCGGGCGGCAGGGGGTGCTCGGGCGGCTGCTGGAGTCGTGGACCGGGATCACCCTGCCGTTCACCACCGCCGGCGTGGTGGTCGCCGAGACGTTCGTGGCGATGCCGTTCCTCGTCGTGACCGTGGAGGGGGCGTTCCGGGCGGCCGACCGGGGCTACGAGGAGGCGGCGGCGACGCTGGGTGCCTCGCGGCTGGGCGTGTTCCGCCGGGTGACGCTGCCGATGGTGGCGCCGTCG
This genomic stretch from Oryzihumus leptocrescens harbors:
- a CDS encoding ABC transporter permease; translation: MPWPLGIPALVGAAFLLVPLAGLLLRAPWGSLGGLLTDGNVAEALRLSLVCATTATVISLVLGVPLAWVLARVRAPGMTLLRALVTLPLVLPPVVGGVALLLAFGRQGVLGRLLESWTGITLPFTTAGVVVAETFVAMPFLVVTVEGAFRAADRGYEEAAATLGASRLGVFRRVTLPMVAPSLGAGAVLCWARALGEFGATITFAGSFPGRTQTMPLAVYLALESDPEAAIALSLVLLVVSVVILAVLRDRWLRAGSTA